GCATATGATGGAAAGAAAAATCAGGTAATTCTAAGTAAAGAACACAATATTTTTGGATATGTTGCCAATGATTCTGAGAAATCTGTCACAATAATGCATCTTGATGTGGATGATCTAACTTCAAGGAGAAAAACAAATTCACCTTATGAAATTTCCTCAATCATCTTTAATCTCTATGCAAAAATGTCAAAATATTTTCTTGACAAAAACTCTCTGACATTTTTTATGGGCGGTGATAACTTTATGGTTGTAGCAAGTGAAGATGCAAAGAATTCAACTCAAGAATTCATTAATTCAATAAAAAATAATGATGAAATAATTTTGAATTGTGGTATAGGTAATGCAAAAACAGGTAGAGATGCAGTTAAGCTTGCTACAAAATCTCTTGATACAATTAGAGAGATAAGAGATTCAGGCAAAAAAAAGCCTGAAGTTTATGAATTATCATGTTAATAAAAAATATCAGTGTCTTACTAGGAAAAGAGTTAGATTTTATTTCAAATACTAATATCAAAATACAAAATCAAAGATTCAAAAGAATTCAACCAAACATTGGTCCAAGTTCAAAAGAAGAAACCTTGGACTGTGAAGGTCTTTTAATGATACCTGGCTTTGTGAATTGCCATACTCATATTGGTGATTCTGTTGGAAAAGACATTACTCTAAACAGCACAGTTGACAAAAGAATTCATCCTGTTTTTGGAGCAAAATCTAAAATTCTAAAAAATACAGATAAAGAAATTCTTGCAAACTATATGAAAAATTCAGTTACTTCTATGGTACAAAAAGGCATTACTACATTTGTCGATTTTAGAGAAGGTGGCATTGATGGTGTTTTACTTTTAAAAAATATTTTAAAAAATTCTCCAATACGTTCTGTGATTTTAGGAAGATTGGATTATTATCAAACAACTAATGAAATTCGAAAAAACATTCCATTTCCTAAATCAAAATTGTCCGAATTAGAACAACTTCTAAAGAAATGTGATGGTCTTGGAGTAAGCGGGGCAAATGAAAACAGCAATGCAGTTCTACGTCAATACTCGAAAACCTCTAAAATTAGAGCAATTCATTCATCAGAAACAAAACAAAGCGTCTCAGCCTCCAAAAAAATGACTGGAAGATCTGAAACTATTAGATCTCTGAACCTAAAACCACATTTTCTCGTACATATGACCCATGCCTCCATGGGTGATCTTAATTCAGCCGCAAAAAGAACACGAGGAATCGTGATATGTCCTAGAGCAAATGCCTCACTTGCAGAAGGCATCCCGGATATAGAAAATATGAAAAAATCTGGTTGCACGATTGCATTGGGAACTGATAACATTATGATCAATTCTCCTGATATGTTTAGAGAAATGGATTATCTGTGGAAAGCAACCATGGGAATTCACAAAAAACGAATCAATCCAAAAGAAATTCTAAAAATGGCTACTGTAAATGGTGGTAAACTTTTGAGAAAAGACATTGGAGTTATAGAAAATGGCAAAATTGCTGACTGTATATTTATTGAAAAACATGCATTAGATTTAGAACCGATGCATAATCCTCATGCGTCAATTGTTCATAGGGCATCAGAATCATCTATACGTGCAGTTATGATCGGAGGGAAAGTAGTTCATGGTAAAATCTAAACTGCATGTAATTCTTAGTGCAGCAATTTCAATTGATGGAAAGATTGCAACTTATACTGGTGATTCAAAACTATCTTCAAAAGAAGATTCTATTAGATTGCATAAACTAAGATCTAAAGTTGATGCAATATTAGTTGGTAAAAACACTGTTGATCGTGATGATCCATTACTTACTGTGAGGCACTCAAAAGGAAAAAATCCTATTAGAATAGTTTTAGATTCACAAGGAAAAATTTCACAAAAATCCAAAATTATCAAAACATGCAAACACATTCCTACAATTTTAGCAGTATCAAAACAAATAACCAAGAAAAATTTTGAGCTATTAAAAAAACATCCATTGGATATAGTTGTGTGCGGACAATCATCTGTAAATATAAAATCACTTTTAAAACAACTTGAAAGTCAAGGAATAACATCACTTCTTGTAGAAGGTGGCGGAACCATTAATTGGGAATTTATTAAATTAGATTTGTTTGATGAAATTATAATAACAATATCGCCATTCCTAATTGGGGGAACCAATGCAATTAGTTTTGTTCAGGGAGGTGGATTTGCAAAAATTAGGGAATCTCCAAATATAAAATTAAACTCTGTAAGAAGGCTCAAAAATCACCTTGTTTTACACTATATCAAAGTGTAAGTTATTATACTTAATTTAGAATAAGATTTCAAGAAATTGGCAGCAAAAAAGAAAGCTACAACAAAAAGAAAAACAGCAACCAAAAGAAAAGTTGCTGCAAAAAAGAAATCTACATCAAAAAGAAAACCTACCACTAAAAGTGCTAGTAAAAAAACAAAATCATCTAAATCAAAATCTGGTAAAAAAGCATTTGGTGGTTATGCAATTAGCTTTGCTGGACGCAAAGAAACTGTAGAGCAAGTTTTTGGTAAGAAACCTATTGCCCCAAGCGAAATGACCAAGAAGATCTGGGCATTCGTAAAAGCAAAAAGCCTTTCCAATCGTTAAAACAAATGGTTAACGTATAGAATCGTTAACTAATTCTATCTTTTCATTATTTAACTAAAAATAAAAAAGATATAGATACCGCATTTTTTTCTTAAACAATATGTCTACAGCATCATTACGAAAAGATCACGAACTTATTGAAAAAGTAATCAAAGCTATGGAATCAACTGTTCAATTACTTTCTGATGGGAAACAAATTCCTGAATCTATTTTGTTACCTGTAATTGATTTTTCAAAAAATTTTACAGATGTATGTCATCATAGTAAAGAAGAAAATTCTTTGTTTCCTGCATTAGAACAAGCAGGAATGCCACGAAATATGGGACCAATTGCTATGATGCTAATGGATCATGAACGTTCAAGAGAAATTGGAAAAAGCATGGAAACATCAGCAAAAGAGTATCTTTCATCAGGAAATTCTGGAAATCTAATTAATGATATGAAGCAGTATGTTGACCATATTACAGAACATTTGTGGAAAGAAAATAATAGATTGTTTATGATGGCAGAAGCTCGTCTACAATATGTATCTGAGAAAGTCGATAAAGAACTAAATGAAATTGAGGATTCAAAACTAAAAGAAATTGGAAAAGCTAGAGATCATTATGAAAAACTAGCAGAGAACCTGGCCAAAGATGTATCTGAACAAGGAAGTTAAGATTGGCACATAGTATATTTGGTGAAGTAGTAGGAGTACGAAAATTTACAAATGGGGATATTGAGATTGATTTCTTTCATGAGGATGAAATCACTGAATACCGTTATTCTTCAGATCCTAGTAGATTGAGTAATTTTCCAAAAGAACTAGCTGAGACTCTGGCATCGACATTGGCATCTGATATTTGCGTTGAAATATACTTTGAAGATGATGGAACTCCATCTTATGTTGAATTAGAAGAATGTGATTATGATGAAGACGATGATGAGGACGATTAACTCCTCAAAATCTAGTTAAATTAGATCATTCAACATAGTGATGATGAGTTAGATTATCATAAAATCTAACTGATTTGATATTTACAAATTCTAGCATTCCGTATCTTGATAACTCTCTTCCAAATCCACTGTGCTTTATTCCTCCAAATGGGATTCTAGGATCAGAAATTACTACATTATTTACGCTGACTATTCCTGATTCAATTCTTCTAGACATTTTTTCAGCTTTTGCCAAATCTTTTGTCCAAATGCTTGCACCTAGTCCAAACTCTATATCATTTGCAAGTTTTATTGCTTCACTTTCATTTTCGACAATTGTGATTGGGGCAACAGGACCAAATGTCTCTTCCTTTGCAATTCTCATATCTGGCTTTACATTTGTGAGGATAGTGGGTTTGTAAAAATACCCTTTACCTTCAATTTCTGATCCTCCCAAAAGAATTTCAGCTCCTTTTTGTTTTGCATCTTCAACTATTCCTGAAATGGTATCTAAACTATCTTTGCTAGATAATGGTCCTATATCAGTTTCAATTGACATTGGATCGCCTACCTTTAGTTCAGATGCCTTTTTGATAAACAATTCAATAAAGTCTTTAGCAATATTTTTTCCAACAAAAAATCTTTTTGAGGCTACACAACTCTGACCACAGTTTATGAATCGCCCTTTAACTGCACCTTCTGCTGCTTTTTCAATAATTGCATCATCAAGAACAATGAAAGGATCACTTCCTCCTAATTCCAAAACACATTTTTTCAAATTAAGAGCCGCTCTTTCACCAACTTTGGCACCTGCATTTGTACTTCCCGTAAATGTAACCGCATTAACATCTGAATCAATAAGGTGATTTGCTGAATCTACACTTCCAACAACTGTTTGAAATATTCCATCAGGAATGCCTGATTCGGCAAATGCTTTCTCAATTTCTATTCCTGATTGCATTGTTACGCGAGATGGTTTCATTACAATGACATTTCCTGCCATCAGGCATGGTGCGGCAAATCTAAGTGCCTGCCAGTATGGAAAATTCCATGGCATGATTGAACCGATAACCCCAAGTGGCTCAAATGTTAGAAAGCTTTTTCGTGCATCTGTATTTAGTACCTCGTCTGAAAGAAAACTATCTCCATGGTCTGCATAAAACTCCAAAGCCCAGGCACATTTTTCAACTTCTCCGATTGACTCTTTGAGCGCTTTACCCATTTCAGAAGTAGCAATTTTTGCAAGATGTGTTTTGTTCTTTTTTAGATATTCAACTAAATTGTAAATGTAACTTCGTCTTTTTTCATAATCTTTCTTCCATTCTGGAAATGCTCTTTTTGCTTTTCCAACCAGCTCAAATACCTGATCTTTTGACATTGCATCGTATTTTGCAATCTCTTCTTCAGTTGCTGGGTTTACTGTTGCAATTTGACTCAAGGACTTATCAACAAGTTCCTCCTTATTTATTTTGTAACCTATTTTTCAAAAATTGGTAAATTTCTGATCATCTTGATTGTTCAAAAATCCTTTACTTTACTATCATTACAGGAGATTTGGCCTTATGGATGACATAGTTTGAAACACTTCCCAAAAGTATCTCTGTTGTTGGGCCTTTTCCCCTTGAACCAATAACTATCATGCCGATTTTGTTCTTTTTAGAATTCGAAAATTTCACAATATCGCTTCCTGGATTTCCTTTTATCACTTGACCTGAAAATCTTATTTTATTTTGCATACAAATCTCTTTAGCCTTTGCAATTATTTTTTCGCCATATTTGATAATTCTTTTCTGAAATCCTGCTGGTTTCAATGAAGATAATGGCTGAATGATTTCTATTAATGGAAGCGATGAAATATCACTTGGTATGACATAGATTCCGACTATTTGAGACTCTGTGTATTTTGCTAAATTGATTGTCTCTTCTAATGCTCTAAAAGAATTTTTTGAACCATCTAATGGAACTAGTATTTTTTTAATTGCTTTTTTTGGTATTTTTTTACTTGATTGTTTTTTACTAACCACACTAATCATCTTTAAATTTAGAATGTTTGTTGCATATCTTTTTTGATCTCATCGATTTTCTTTGAATATGCTTTCTTTGATTTGTCATTCTTTTTTAAATTCAAAACATTGCCACAAGATGGACATTTGAACATACCTTCTAATGCATCCTCAAATGTTACTCTTGGACAATCTTCATTTCCACAATGGTAAAAATCTGAAGCGTTCTCATAATCTAATCTTTGCTGTAGTCTCTCTGTGATTTTCTTTTTTTGATTTTCAATAAAATTCTCTACCTCTTCTCTTCTTGTTCTCCATCTATAAACAAACCATCCCTTTCTTTCATCTTTGACTCTGATTCCAGTGATTAACGATTTTCCAAATAGATCATAGAGAACTTTTCTGACCATGTTGATTCTCAATCCTGTGGAGCTGGCAATTTCCTCATCTGTTGCATCTTCAGCTTTCAAAAGTGATCTAGCTACTTTGAGATACTCATCTCCCCCAATCATGGATGCTATTCGAACAAAAGGATCCTCGTATTTGTCTACCAACTCTAATGAGTCCTGATTTTCTACTATTAATCCCTTGTTTCGTTAACTAGGACATTTTTGCCTTTTTTTGTAGGTATGATCTTTCTTGTGCCTCCAGAAAAATCAGCCTTAAACTGCTCTCCTCTCTGAATCCTGTCTAAAAGTACTGCAAGAGCACTAATCTCTGAATGGGGTTGGCTGCCAACCCCCACATTATAGTCAGATAATTCGTAAATCTCCCTGGGAACTTTTTCTGCCCCCACCACAATAAGCAATTTTTCTTCATTTTCTAGTTCCTTTTGAGCGGCATTGATGCTTTCTCCATACATGGTAAGATGGACAATCTTGAATTTTTCTTCTTTTTTCATTTTTACAATTGATCTCCAACTATCAATAAATTCCACTAAAAATTTCCCTCCCCATGTTTTATTTATTTTCTCAATAGTGTCTCTAATTTCTGGATTGACTTCTGTCATAAAGATCTTTGATGCCCCAAAGGCACGTGCAACTAGTGCTACATGTGTTGTCACTCTGTCATCTCTTACAATCCTTTGGCCGATTCTTACAACTTCAATTTCCATATGATGCTTCAAACTCCGTTTTAATTTTGGGGGAATTTTGATTTTCTATAATATTTTTAATTAGTATTTTTAATTCATTTACATTCTCTCCTGTTTTTGAGGATACAGAAATTGTTTTTTTATTATCTTTGAGATTTAATATTTCTGTTTTTTCATCAATCTGTTCTTGTTGCATTAGATCTGATTTATTTAAAACAAAAATTATTCTATCTCTTTCAACTTCTAATTCACTTAATGTTCTTATACAGCTTGAAAATTTTTTCTTCAAATCAAATATTGAATCACTAACATCAATTACAAGAATAATAACGTCTGTGTGAAGCAATTCTTCAAGAGTTGATTTGAATGCATCAATCATGTATGCAGGAAGTTTGCTAATGAAACCCACAGTATCTGAAATTAAAAACGGCTCACGATCAATTGTTACTCTTCTAGTGGTGGTTGAAAGTGTAGTAAATAATTCCTTACTCTGTTGCCTTGTTTCACCTGTTAATCTGTTGAACAATGTTGTTTTGCCTGCAGATGTATATCCTGCAAGTGAAATTGTCTTAAATCCTTGTCTTTTTCTCCCTTGTCTGTGTAGTTCTCTTTGTTTTCCAGCTTTTTCAAGCTTTGATCTTATGGTCTGCATTCTATGTTTGATGTCATTATAGTAAACATCTACCTCAAACTTTCCAATTCCCATAAATCCTGGTTGTTCACCCATACTTGATAGACGAACCTTTTCTTTTGCTCTTGCCATCTCATATCGTAATTGAGCTAACTTTACCTGTAGCTTTGATTCTGCACTTGATGCCCTTCTCTCAAAAATTTCTAAAATCAGTGCTTCTCTGTCTAAAATCTCTCTGTGTAAAATCGATGCCAAGTTATAATTTTGATGCGGCTTTAGAATTTCATCAAAAATTATAACATCTGGTCTTAGTTTTTCTACGACTTCTTGTAATCTTTCTAAAACCCCCTCACTAATTCCATATTTTGGTTTTTTAAGAAAATCTTGCTTTATTGTATGGACAATCTCATATCCTGCTGCATCACATAGGCCTACTGCCTCTGTAATGGCATCTTCTTTGTCATAAGTGATTAAAATCGCTGAATTCATTTAACTAATTCTCCATCAAAATAGCGGTTTAAACTTCTATCTTATTTCAACAAAATCAGTTATTTCTCTTCAAAGTCTTTTCAATGTTCATATTTAGAACAATTTCTGCAATATCACTGGCATACTCTGAAATCCTTCTGATGTTTTCTGTAATTCGTCTTATCCTGTAAATCTCTTCATCATCTTTGAGTGATTTTGATGCATCTCTTACTTTTTTCTCAAATTTTGTGATTTGGGTTGTTTTTTCAATTGTTTTTTCAGCCTGAACATAATCCTCTTTGAATAAAGCAAGGCATGAATCATCTAAAACTGAAAGAGAAAATTCATTCATTTCTTGAATTCTATTAATAATTTCCTTTTTGATTGGTTTTTTGAATTCTATGATGTCTTTTGCTACAAATGCTGCATGATCTCCTGTCCTTTCAATGTTTTTTACCACCAGTCTGTATCCTAAACAATCTCTTGGATTTCTAAATCCCATTTCATTTAACATGTGTTCATTTTGAATTGCAATTTTTAGTTGACGAATAATATAGAATCCAAATCTATCAACTTCATCATCAGTGTTTATTACTTCTTCGGCAAGCTCCAAATTATTTTCTTTTACTGCAAGAATTGCATCACTGGACATTGATTTTGCAAGATGGATCATTCTCTTAAATGCTCCATCAACTGATAATTCAAGCAGATTTACTAGAACCTGAACTGTAATCCCAGTGGTTGAATCTGAAATTATTTCAGAACCCATGAGCATTCTTTTTACTGCTTCTTTTACTATGGTTCTCTGGTTTGGATTCAGTCTTCCTGTCTTTGGTTTGACATTAATTGTTTTGAATCCCAAAAAGTACAATGAAATTAATTTTCTTACAATTGAGGAAGCTATCTCTTCAGCATCTATCTCAATAGTTGCATCTTCCTTCTTCTGGGCTCTAGTCTCAAATTTTGGAGGATACAACTCAAGAGTAGATGATCCTTTTCTGACCATCCTGATTTGATCTCCTTGTTTCAAACCCAAATCAGTAATCCATTGTTTTGGTAATGAAACTATGTATGATGACTTGCCTGTAAATTGAATTTTCCTTGTTTCCTCTCTTTCTTCCATAAAATACGGTTTAATTTGCTATCTATATAGTTAAAGATTCAAAATATATGGCTCCATTGAACTAATATTTAGAATAGATCGCACTACTGTCATGGATCAACATCTAAAGTTGAAGTATACAATAGATGCACTGTTTGGAAATGGAGTTTCAAAATTTTTACCAAAAGATATTGAGATGACTTTTTCAAGAAAGAATGGTAGAATTAAAACAGTTTCCCATAAAGGAAAACTATTGTGCACTTTGAGAATTGATGGTGGTTTAGCAATCAGTCCTTATTTTGCGCAACTTTTACTGCAAAGCAAAAAATTCAAAGAAAACTGTTTAGAAGTTAACCAAGATGCTGCCCCATTTGTTGAAGAAGGAAGATCTGTTTTCTGCAAACATGTAACTTGGGTTGGAAAAAATATCCAAATCTCTTCAGATACGCCGGTTTTGTACAAAAACAAAGTAATTGCTGTTGGAAAAGCCGTTTTGTCCTCAGATATGATTTTAGATTTTAAACATGGAATGGCAATCAAAGTCAGAGATAGTTTAAAAAGTCGTAAGGAGAAGTTATCATCATGATGCGTGGCGGTAATCGCGAAATGCGAAGAATGATGGACAAGATGGGACTTGATATGAAAGAGATCCCAAATGTTCAAGAAGTCATCATCAAGACTGACAAAAAAGAGATCATTTTATCAAAACCCTCCGTTACAGAAATGAAAGCCAAAGATAACTCAATTTTTACAGTAACTGCAGATTCTTACGAAGAAAGAGAATTGGAGGTGCCTGTATTTTCTGATGAAGACATTCAACTAGTTAGCCAACAAGCAGGAGTTGATGAAGAAAAGGCAAAAAGTGCTCTGGAAGAATCTAAAGGTGATCTAGCAAGGGCGATCTTGTTGCTAACCACTGGATAATCTTGTAGCTTCTAAATTGAAAATCTGCTAAACTGAATTGCTTGTTGACCTGTTTGGAGTCTAAATTTTGGAAAAAAGAGATTATGCTGGCGGCCTTTCAACAGTAAATGTAAATTCTACTGGTTCGCCAGATTTCTTTTTGTTCTCAAATGGCTGATATATTACTCTGATTTTTTCAAAATTCAGAGAGATGTTTTCTGTAAGCCTATCTTCTCCACTAGAGCCTCCAGTTGAGACACTAGTGATTAAAACATTTTCTAGAGTATATGTCAAGTAAGCTTCATTTCCAGAGTAATCTCTATCCACTACAGATATTTCTGCACTACCAATATGTTTTCCAATTGTAAGTGATTTAAACAAAATTGGAGTTGATTTATCAATGAATTTTGTTACAAACACATCTTGTACATTGACCTTTCCTCCTCCAGTGGGAGATGAACTAGATTGTGATGCTCCCCATGACCATGCCAAAACATCGATTTCGTCTTTATGCTTCTTGTCTTGCGATTCGCCTTCTATGCCATCAATTTTCATGAACATATCTACTGCTGCAAATGCATTGTCATACATGATCCCGCCCAAAAGAATAGAACTTACTAGAATTCCAGCCAAAATAGTTTTCGTCATTATGATTATGAATTTAAGAAATTAATTAAATCTGATCCTATTTTGCGATCAATTTGTCGACTGTTCTGTTTTTTGATATGTTTTGACTTGAGTGAATGATTTAAGTAATGGATTTAAAGAATTTGAGGCATGAGTAGCATGGCTGAATCAAAGGTTACTGGCATTATCCAGTCCCTAAATGGTCTAGAAGATGACTTAGATTCACTAAACAGCAAAGTAGCTGACATGAAAAAACAACTGAACACCAAAGCACAAAACGAGGTTGAAAAACTACTTGAAAAAACCCGAGAAATGGCTACAAAAGAGGCTGAGGTAATAATCAATGCCTCTAAAGAAAAGGCTAATGCAGAATCAGCAAAAATTGCTCATGATGGTGAATCAAAATTGGCTGAAATTCAATCAAAGATCAATGATAACTTTGATGAAGCAGTGAATCATGTCGTGTCAACTGTTTTGAAGGCATAAACCTAAATCTAAGATTTTATCATCAAAAATTATCGATCCATTACTTAATACTCGTATTGGAATTGCGACCACGTATGGCAAACCCTATTATAGATTTTCAAATTCTCTTAAGATCCTAAATCTCACATTTGATTCTATTTTACCAAAAGACATTCCAAATTATTGGGGGCATCTGGTATTAACAACCAGAAAGGAAGCGCCATTTGAATGCAAAAAACCAATGTTACATGAAGAGATTTTTGAACAACATCCAACCGTAATTAGAGGATTGATGATTCAAAAACTCGATTTGGGGTTTGATCAGGAAGAACTTGTGATAGGGATAGATCCTGGTCAAAGAATTGGACTGTCTATATTCTATTTTGGGCGAGAAATAGAGAGCTCATTTCATTCCTCTGTGGATAATGTAGTGATGCATATTATTCGAGTATTGGGAGGGTTGAGGGCAAAAAGGAAAATTGTCAAAATTGGTGATGGAAACATGAATGTTGCAAAGCAAATTGGAAACTTGCTCAATCTAAAATTTTGCTCCTCTTTTGAATTAGAATTTGTTGATGAGAGAAAAACTAGTCCTAAAATCAAAAATTTCAATCAAAGAGGGAAACGAGATATGCTTTCTGCAAAATACATCTCACAAAGAGATGGATATCGACATTCCATCTTGCCTCTTTCTATTACCGGTTAACAATATTATTCTAAAAATATGTTTTGATGAATATATGATTTTATTATATTTTTTACATCTTTTTAGATAAAAGATGAAATTTTTGTTCAAACGACTATATTGCTATGTGTTAATTTTTGAAAAAATCCAACCATACAATAAGCTATACATATTTATTGAAGATTTTTTCGTTTTCATTAAAACAAATCATGATGATCGATTAAAAAATTAAAATTATTACAAGTAATTAGAACAAATTCTCTAAAAATTATCGATCCATCCTTATATACTTATGAATTCTATATTAGACTACAAAGATGACTTGTAAAGGAATTTGTGTAAGATATAAGGCTCAAAAGCCCGTAGGAACCGGAAGATATGCTTCTGGACAACGTCGATGCCAAATTTGTGAAATATTCATCAAATGGGAAGGTCTTTGGTGTCCATGCTGTGGATACAGACTCCGAACAAAGCCACGTAATCTGAAATACAAGGCTAAACTTCGTGCTAGAGTTGAGGCTGATTCTATTGAAGCAAAAGCAATTGCTGAATCACCTGAAATTGAAGAAGTTGCAGAGGTTAAAACAAAATCAAAAGCAAAGACTTCAAAACCTAAAACAGCAAAGAAAACCAAAGCAAAAACTGCATGTCAGTATTGTGACAAATTGTTTGTAAATAAAGACAAGCATGAAAATCGTTGCAAGAAAAATCCAAATGCTGAAGTTAAAGCCTCTCCAGAGACTGAATCAATAGCAATAAAAGCATAAGATTTGTTCAAAGTTTATTGAACTCTCCAAATGGGTTTTGTCAAAAAACCGTCAATTTGGAGGGCCGTAGTTTTTCTTTACAGATCCAAAAATTTGAAAATGGATTTTTTGTATCTATTTCAGAAGGGCCTAGTAGATTAGGCTCTATGGTAGTTTCATTGTCTGGTGGACCCACTCCTGTTACGACAACCGTAATTCCATCTAGAAGCGAATCACTTTTCTTAAAACTAACTGCTGAACGGATTAGCAGCAGGATAAAAGGAATTGCCATAGTGTCCTCATTTGTGCAAAAAGAATTAGAGACTGATACTGCAAAAGCCTTAATGTCAGAAATTATGGAGATGATTGAGAAATGACTGATTTACGGAATTATATGGCAATTATCAAAAAAAATCATGAATTAAAGACTGTAAAAAAACCCGTATCTATAAAATACGAAATTGCTGGTATCACTGCAAAATTAGATGGCTCACATGCAGCTTTGTTTGAAAATATCAAAGAAAGCAAATTTCGCCTTGTTTCAAATTTAG
Above is a window of Nitrosopumilus sp. K4 DNA encoding:
- a CDS encoding tRNA (cytidine(56)-2'-O)-methyltransferase encodes the protein MEIEVVRIGQRIVRDDRVTTHVALVARAFGASKIFMTEVNPEIRDTIEKINKTWGGKFLVEFIDSWRSIVKMKKEEKFKIVHLTMYGESINAAQKELENEEKLLIVVGAEKVPREIYELSDYNVGVGSQPHSEISALAVLLDRIQRGEQFKADFSGGTRKIIPTKKGKNVLVNETRD
- a CDS encoding NAD-dependent succinate-semialdehyde dehydrogenase, whose product is MSQIATVNPATEEEIAKYDAMSKDQVFELVGKAKRAFPEWKKDYEKRRSYIYNLVEYLKKNKTHLAKIATSEMGKALKESIGEVEKCAWALEFYADHGDSFLSDEVLNTDARKSFLTFEPLGVIGSIMPWNFPYWQALRFAAPCLMAGNVIVMKPSRVTMQSGIEIEKAFAESGIPDGIFQTVVGSVDSANHLIDSDVNAVTFTGSTNAGAKVGERAALNLKKCVLELGGSDPFIVLDDAIIEKAAEGAVKGRFINCGQSCVASKRFFVGKNIAKDFIELFIKKASELKVGDPMSIETDIGPLSSKDSLDTISGIVEDAKQKGAEILLGGSEIEGKGYFYKPTILTNVKPDMRIAKEETFGPVAPITIVENESEAIKLANDIEFGLGASIWTKDLAKAEKMSRRIESGIVSVNNVVISDPRIPFGGIKHSGFGRELSRYGMLEFVNIKSVRFYDNLTHHHYVE
- a CDS encoding GTP cyclohydrolase IIa, with translation MIQLSILKINGYGPWTLTLGSDREHELQMLQASLYKEVQRLFSQKNCLVFLNRADEFFVVTNGLSLDDHIEIQKSLEKSFDIRLSVSIGYGNSPFEANLKAYDGKKNQVILSKEHNIFGYVANDSEKSVTIMHLDVDDLTSRRKTNSPYEISSIIFNLYAKMSKYFLDKNSLTFFMGGDNFMVVASEDAKNSTQEFINSIKNNDEIILNCGIGNAKTGRDAVKLATKSLDTIREIRDSGKKKPEVYELSC
- a CDS encoding universal stress protein, which produces MVSKKQSSKKIPKKAIKKILVPLDGSKNSFRALEETINLAKYTESQIVGIYVIPSDISSLPLIEIIQPLSSLKPAGFQKRIIKYGEKIIAKAKEICMQNKIRFSGQVIKGNPGSDIVKFSNSKKNKIGMIVIGSRGKGPTTEILLGSVSNYVIHKAKSPVMIVK
- a CDS encoding transcription factor; amino-acid sequence: MVDKYEDPFVRIASMIGGDEYLKVARSLLKAEDATDEEIASSTGLRINMVRKVLYDLFGKSLITGIRVKDERKGWFVYRWRTRREEVENFIENQKKKITERLQQRLDYENASDFYHCGNEDCPRVTFEDALEGMFKCPSCGNVLNLKKNDKSKKAYSKKIDEIKKDMQQTF
- a CDS encoding amidohydrolase family protein produces the protein MLIKNISVLLGKELDFISNTNIKIQNQRFKRIQPNIGPSSKEETLDCEGLLMIPGFVNCHTHIGDSVGKDITLNSTVDKRIHPVFGAKSKILKNTDKEILANYMKNSVTSMVQKGITTFVDFREGGIDGVLLLKNILKNSPIRSVILGRLDYYQTTNEIRKNIPFPKSKLSELEQLLKKCDGLGVSGANENSNAVLRQYSKTSKIRAIHSSETKQSVSASKKMTGRSETIRSLNLKPHFLVHMTHASMGDLNSAAKRTRGIVICPRANASLAEGIPDIENMKKSGCTIALGTDNIMINSPDMFREMDYLWKATMGIHKKRINPKEILKMATVNGGKLLRKDIGVIENGKIADCIFIEKHALDLEPMHNPHASIVHRASESSIRAVMIGGKVVHGKI
- a CDS encoding 2,5-diamino-6-(ribosylamino)-4(3H)-pyrimidinone 5'-phosphate reductase; the encoded protein is MVKSKLHVILSAAISIDGKIATYTGDSKLSSKEDSIRLHKLRSKVDAILVGKNTVDRDDPLLTVRHSKGKNPIRIVLDSQGKISQKSKIIKTCKHIPTILAVSKQITKKNFELLKKHPLDIVVCGQSSVNIKSLLKQLESQGITSLLVEGGGTINWEFIKLDLFDEIIITISPFLIGGTNAISFVQGGGFAKIRESPNIKLNSVRRLKNHLVLHYIKV
- the hflX gene encoding GTPase HflX; translation: MNSAILITYDKEDAITEAVGLCDAAGYEIVHTIKQDFLKKPKYGISEGVLERLQEVVEKLRPDVIIFDEILKPHQNYNLASILHREILDREALILEIFERRASSAESKLQVKLAQLRYEMARAKEKVRLSSMGEQPGFMGIGKFEVDVYYNDIKHRMQTIRSKLEKAGKQRELHRQGRKRQGFKTISLAGYTSAGKTTLFNRLTGETRQQSKELFTTLSTTTRRVTIDREPFLISDTVGFISKLPAYMIDAFKSTLEELLHTDVIILVIDVSDSIFDLKKKFSSCIRTLSELEVERDRIIFVLNKSDLMQQEQIDEKTEILNLKDNKKTISVSSKTGENVNELKILIKNIIENQNSPKIKTEFEASYGN
- a CDS encoding hemerythrin domain-containing protein, with protein sequence MSTASLRKDHELIEKVIKAMESTVQLLSDGKQIPESILLPVIDFSKNFTDVCHHSKEENSLFPALEQAGMPRNMGPIAMMLMDHERSREIGKSMETSAKEYLSSGNSGNLINDMKQYVDHITEHLWKENNRLFMMAEARLQYVSEKVDKELNEIEDSKLKEIGKARDHYEKLAENLAKDVSEQGS